From the Pomacea canaliculata isolate SZHN2017 linkage group LG4, ASM307304v1, whole genome shotgun sequence genome, one window contains:
- the LOC112562133 gene encoding mevalonate kinase-like isoform X2 yields MDETIISAPGKVILHGEHAVVYGKTAVASSLNLRCFVRALPSEDGCINLDLPDVFLQRQWTVKSVQDNLLPRLVQNDGIVSPEPASEDELEILKEFAKIPKDSTATTSELAVIAFLYLYCKVFCSSSKRTLPAFRLRMISELPVGAGLGSSAAFSVCLAAVLLQWSGQISCKSPQHLPREDYRGDTAMSGSLGWSRDEQLLINKWAFLGEKIIHGQPSGIDNSISTLGGAISFQNKIIETVQKMPKLRILLTNTKVPRSTKLLVAGVRKRHEKHTLVMEHMLEAIEGIAQQSLRVFAALSDKPYDTEAYAELEELIDINQSLLNGTGVGHTSLDKIVALTARYNLHTKLTGAGGGGCTYTLIKPGADEDDIKNVKKELELEGFQCWETCVGSAGVAYHPTGHSDPTVPQQLFES; encoded by the exons ATGGATGAAACGATTATTTCAGCACCTGGCAAGGTGATTCTCCACGGAGAGCACGCCGTAGTCTACGGAAAG ACAGCTGTTGCATCAAGCTTAAACCTAAGATGTTTCGTTAGAGCACTACCGAGTGAAGATGGATGCATCAATTTGGACTTGCCAGATGTTTTTCTCCAACGACAGTGGACAGTGAAAAGTGTCCAGGATAATCTTCTTCCCAGACTAGTTCAAAATG ATGGTATTGTTAGCCCAGAACCAGCATCTGAGGATGAGCTTGAGATCCTGAAAGAGTTTGCAAAAATACCCAAGGATTCTACTGCCACAACATCAGAGCTTGCTGTCATTGCATTTCTGTACCtttattgcaaagttttttGCAGTTCTTCCAAAAg GACTCTTCCAGCATTTCGTCTACGAATGATCTCAGAGTTGCCAGTTGGCGCTGGTCTTGGCTCTTCAGCAGCATTTTCAGTCTGTCTTGCAGCAGTCCTTCTGCAGTGGTCTGGCCAAATATCATGTAAGAGCCCCCAACACTTACCCAGAGAGGATTATAGGGGAGACACAGCAATGAGTGGTTCACTGGGATGGTCACGCGATGAACAGCTGCTGATCAACAAATGGGCATTTCTTGGAGAGAAGATAATACATGGTCAGCCATCAGGGATAGACAACTCTATTAGCACTCTTG gAGGGGCAATATCTTTCCAGAATAAAATCATCGAAACTGTGCAAAA GATGCCAAAGCTCAGAATTCTTCTTACCAATACAAAAGTGCCACGCAGCACCAAACTCTTAGTTGCAGGTGTTCGAAAACGTCATGAAAAG caCACGCTAGTGATGGAGCATATGTTGGAGGCAATTGAAGGCATAGCTCAGCAGAGTCTTAGAGTGTTCGCAGCTCTTTCCGACAAGCCATATGACACTGAAGCTTACGCAGAGCTGGAG gaGCTGATTGACATAAATCAGAGCCTTCTGAATGGCACAGGTGTTGGTCATACCTCGTTGGACAAGATAGTAGCTTTGACAGCCAGATATAACCTTCACACCAAGCTGACTGGAGCTGGAGGTGGAGGATGTACCTATACTTTGATCAAACCAG GTGCTGATGAAGACGacataaagaatgtgaaaaaggAGTTGGAGCTGGAAGGCTTTCAGTGCTGGGAAACTTGTGTGGGCAGTGCTGGTGTTGCTTATCATCCTACTGGCCACAGTGACCCTACTGTCCCTCAGCAGCTTTTCGAATCATGA
- the LOC112562516 gene encoding NACHT and WD repeat domain-containing protein 2-like: MVKMYVASPSADMDSERHILAEQVFPELRRYCRDEYGVECEVLLGHSSDPCPAPNTVTVAVFDAICSQLSRTGRDVTLVTQCYQCDHNVTPSVYRLLEKQDIEVLTAWRWKETQGKVSELISRGTRLAVECGSITEDEARLYPLPVFGRDVLQAHVSVADARTRDNSSILVLLLETGQHDVRTDVEAHPTAETSQTNLKMGCPSVHCYTDEVKGMSKGDSDRHQVSGDLCRRLRSLLDRGMRERETLSAIADLDPLYMELVQHWGEVVDRCATFVGQEAPLRAICSYMCGNSGQPLVIYGEPGVGKTSSWPRRRQQLTCGRQARIAWVSGKPDQAIPENCRRLKNYFIDFLQRGEFPGLLVIVLDGLDQLTASDGAHKLDWLPARVAPNIKMIVSVSSANISLVNKLELKARNSMEQLLPLSFLDAEDVFKMLLRTAGHQVTAQQWPVIQQALHHCSMPLFIVLTLQEVLRWRSFDIVSVDALQHSVEAAVEKLFESLEARLGQVLVSRALGYLTASRSGLSASELEDLLSLDDDVLHSVFTGSQPHLQTVPPLLWPRLHGEIAALLQEKSWDGVVVLCWRHQRLAEAASHRYLRTSADYLRAHRALADYFQGARSGTFQKPLSLQQREDLAQGKGSRPVLDMPLVLCSSTGSRHYNRRKMWELPHALHCSRQVDRLKSECFCNLHWLLGTLCATSVQHVLADLDLLRDRETELVAEALRMCSSVLRDDPDLLQVELAGRLLPLAARYPALRELVRQCDVMAQKCCPLVPLAQLYAAPGGPLQNEYDLEPAPRSADDVDVIACADSMLLTVKYDCSDTLKVWDPVQREPRQELQLPVGRILSSRDRRLLCVLKDNRFINIYDADSGNLHGVIDYDYGKVSGVATGTRYMAINTERGVGPVVVDLQEVTQVHRFSFHSQAAAIGADDGTLVICADRLVLLYSLPLMERRGVVEARDVPQKVYLSVLHSKCYLLTRARLLQSISFNVAVQPRARDLFCDPELRDFTVSHSENMILCRSARHLHVVDAHGKQVAKQLQVTPELIQASMLSFSAAGFFLDDRLIVAGRHTQLLVWNTASGQLLRVLQASFTPITRLFLFHDLDKAVTLLEDNTVQVWNFNNLDEGILHTIKIAQSPVQSVAVSSVAGFAACQGHTEVKLVDLGTGRVTGTLQHDSNVKQVTNVTLSPGGRYLLTCCLLKNEEELEEEVSAWSFRHCFVLWDIGQKRPIYSRVNCRFAFFDCHGTSLGVIHWVVYNALDWTSNWYQFTFLQLDAKARGYNEQHFDLPENSELVGCPSIFCDKMTKACALVAVLQMSYKVLDENNQATNHSFETLVYIQFVAHRQGESHTNEAGSGPSIETPDTRYVRLQDLIEHSEVTDHISHVHVLQDHLLLITYVKDVDCFLFHPSHGLVIPPDAEKGAVLYDPINDTVLKHLPQVCELNIDIRSILVSTMSSSMVDQHLQVSRSMSSHKLSSALTELHPDFVRPLLHGRYIMGLTCDCKKLKIYRSSDGVQKASLLIHGKACSIAVAEDGRTIAVGTEDSRVMLLGFVLELSDPYGEFIWKLPSRNPALPVLLEQEDTAKSSPQLLDEDLRVVRGVMSDLIRLSTKTMAASHEPSFSKSAKPYL; the protein is encoded by the exons ATGGTGAAGATGTACGTCGCCTCACCCTCTGCAG ACATGGACAGCGAGAGGCACATTTTGGCCGAGCAAGTCTTCCCTGAGCTGAGGAGGTATTGCAGAGACGAATACGGCGTAGAATGTGAG GTGCTACTGGGTCACAGCAGTGACCCTTGTCCAGCGCCGAACACCGTGACTGTCGCTGTGTTTGACGCCATCTGCAGCCAACTGTCACGGACCGGAAGGGACGTCACTCTAGTGACTCAGTGCTATCAGTGTGACCACAACGTGACCCCCAGTGTGTATCGTCTGCTGGAAAAACAAGACATCGAAG TGCTCACCGCGTGGCGTTGGAAGGAAACACAAGGGAAAGTCTCGGAGCTCATCTCGCGCGGCACGAGACTTGCCGTGGAGTGCGGTAGCATCACAGAGGATGAAGCACGACTTTACCCACTACCAG TGTTCGGGAGGGACGTGCTCCAAGCTCATGTGAGTGTCGCCGATGCCAGGACCCGCGACAACAGCTCCATCCTTGTCCTGCTGCTGGAAACAGGTCAACACGATGTTAGGACTGATGTCGAGGCCCATCCAACTGCTGAGACTAGTCAGACCAACCTCAAGATGGGATGTCCTTCTGTTCATTGTTATACTGACGAG GTAAAAGGGATGAGTAAAGGAGACAGCGACAGACACCAGGTCTCTGGCGACTTGTGCAGAAGACTTCGCTCTTTGCTGGACCGCGGAATGAGAGAGCGGGAAACACTGTCTGCCATCGCCGACCTTGACCCGCTCTACATGGAGCTTGTCCAGCACTGGGGCGAGGTCGTTGACAGGTGTGCAACGTTCGTCGGACAGGAG GCGCCGCTGAGGGCGATCTGCAGCTACATGTGTGGAAACAGTGGTCAACCTCTGGTCATATACGGCGAGCCCGGAGTGGGCAAAACTTCCTCTTGGCCAAGGCGGCGTCAACAGCTCACCTGTGGACGTCAGGCAAGA ATCGCATGGGTGTCAGGAAAGCCAGACCAAGCGATTCCTGAAAACTGCAGGAGGCTGAAGAACTACTTCATCGACTTCCTTCAGCGTGGGGAATTCCCCGGCCTACTGGTGATCGTGCTGGACGGTCTTGACCAACTGACCGCCAGTGACGGCGCCCACAAACTGGACTGGCTGCCCGCACGTGTTGCACCCAATATTAAG ATGATTGTGTCCGTATCGTCAGCCAACATCAGCCTGGTGAACAAGTTAGAGCTCAAGGCCCGCAACTCCATGGAGCAGTTGTTGCCCTTGTCCTTCTTGGACGCCGAGGACGTCTTCAAGATGCTGCTCAGGACAGCAGGACATCAGGTGACTGCACAACAGTGGCCGGTCATACAGCAGGCCCTCCATCACTGCTCTATGCCGCTATTCATCGTTCTCACCCTCCAG GAAGTCTTAAGATGGCGTTCGTTTGACATCGTGTCTGTCGACGCCCTGCAACACTCTGTGGAGGCAGCGGTGGAGAAGTTGTTTGAAAGCCTGGAAGCCAGACTCGGTCAAGTGTTGGTGTCTCGAGCCTTGGGCTACCTCACGGCCTCCCGCAGCGGCCTCAGCGCCAGCGAACTGGAGGACCTCCTGTCACTGGACGATGATGTCCTGCACTCGGTCTTCACGGGTAGTCAGCCCCACCTACAGACGGTGCCTCCTCTACTGTGGCCACGACTACATGGAGAAATCGCGGCTCTTCTGCAGGAGAAGAGCTGGGATGGTGTTGTTGTTCTGTGTTGGCGCCACCAACGTTTGGCGGAAGCCGCTTCGCACAGGTACTTGCGCACGTCTGCGGACTATCTGCGGGCGCACCGAGCGTTGGCGGATTACTTTCAGGGTGCACGGAGCGGAACTTTCCAGAAACCGTTATCCTTGCAGCAACGAGAAGATCTGGCGCAGGGGAAAGGTTCCCGCCCTGTGCTGGACATGCCGCTCGTCTTGTGCAGCTCCACGGGCAGCCGACATTACAACCGCCGCAAGATGTGGGAGCTGCCCCACGCTCTGCACTGCAGTCGTCAGGTCGACCGCCTCAAGTCCGAGTGCTTTTGCAACCTCCACTGGCTGCTGGGCACGCTGTGCGCCACCTCCGTGCAGCACGTGCTGGCTGACCTTGACCTGCTCCGTGACCGCGAGACGGAGCTGGTGGCCGAGGCTTTGCGGATGTGCAGCTCCGTCCTCCGGGACGACCCTGACCTCCTCCAGGTGGAACTTGCAGGTCGCCTTTTGCCACTTGCAGCCCGCTACCCAGCCCTGCGCGAATTGGTCAGGCAGTGTGATGTCATGGCGCAGAAGTGCTGCCCTCTGGTGCCGCTGGCACAGCTGTATGCAGCTCCAGGCGGGCCGCTGCAAAACGAATATGATCTTGAACCCGCCCCGAGGTCAGCTGATGACGTGGACGTGATCGCCTGTGCTGACAGCATGCTGTTGACAGTTAAGTACGACTGCTCAGACACGTTGAag gtgtggGACCCTGTCCAGAGGGAGCCTCGCCAGGAACTGCAACTCCCTGTTGGAAGGATTTTGTCCTCCAGAGACCGCCGGTTGTTGTGTGTACTGAAAGACAATCGCTTCATCAACATCTATGATGCTGATAGCGGCAATCTTCATGGAGTCATAGACTACGACTATGGAAAG GTGAGTGGCGTGGCGACAGGTACCCGGTACATGGCCATCAACACGGAGCGTGGGGTGGGACCTGTCGTGGTGGACCTGCAGGAGGTCACTCAGGTGCACAGGTTTTCATTCCACTCGCAGGCTGCGGCCATTGGGGCGGACGACGGTACCCTGGTCATCTGTGCCGACCGCTTGGTCCTCTTATATTCTCTGCCCCTCATGGAACGAAG GGGCGTGGTAGAGGCGCGCGATGTTCCGCAGAAGGTGTACCTGTCGGTCCTCCACAGCAAGTGCTACCTGCTGACCCGCGCCAGACTTCTGCAGTCCATCAGCTTCAATGTCGCGGTACAACCCCGGGCTCGTGATCTTTTCTGCGACCCTGAGCTTCGGGACTTTACGGTCTCTCACAGCGAA aatATGATCTTGTGCCGCTCGGCACGCCACCTGCATGTTGTAGACGCACACGGAAAGCAGGTTGCTAAGCAACTACAGGTAACACCAGAACTGATCCAAGCGTCTATGTTGTCATTCTCTGCTGCCGGCTTTTTTCTTGACGATCGCCTCATCGTGGCCGGGCGCCACACCCAGCTTCTGGTCTGGAACACGGCTTCTGGACAGCTGCTGAGAGTACTGCAGGCTTCCTTCACGCCCATCACCAGACTTTTCTTGTTCCACGACCTCGACAAGGCCGTCACATTGCTGGAGGACAACACGGTTCag GTATGGAATTTTAACAATCTCGATGAAGGCATTCTCCACACCATCAAAATTGCACAAAGTCCAGTGCAGTCAGTCGCAGTGTCAAGTGTGGCTGGATTTGCTGCATGTCAAGGTCACACTGAGGTTAAGCTAGTTGACTTGGGCACAGGTCGGGTGACGGGCACTTTGCAGCATGACTCTAATGTGAAGCAGGTGACTAATGTTACCTTGTCTCCTGGGGGCAG ATACCTGCTTACATGTTGTCTGTTGAAAAATGAAGAGGAATTGGAGGAAGAAGTGTCAGCTTGGTCTTTTCGTCATTGCTTTGTACTGTGGGATATTGGGCAGAAGAGGCCCATCTATTCAAGG GTCAACTGTCGCTTTGCTTTTTTTGACTGCCATGGGACATCTCTGGGAGTAATTCACTGGGTTGTCTACAATGCATTAGACTGGACTAGCAACTGGTACCAGTTCACCTTTCTGCAGCTAGATGCAAAGGCCAGAGGTTATAATGAACAGCATTTTGATCTTCCAGAGAATAGTGAGCTTGTGGGATGTCCATCtattttttgtgacaaaatGACCAAGGCTTGTGCTCTTGTGGCTGTGCTGCAGATGTCCTACAAGGTGTTAGATGAGAACAACCAGGCAACCAATCACAGTTTTGAGACCTTAGTCTATATTCAGTTTGTGGCTCACAGGCAGGGAGAGAGTCACACCAATGAAGCTGGAAGTGGGCCAAGCATAGAGACACCAGACACCAGATATGTGCGACTGCAGGACCTTATAGAACATTCTGAAGTCACAGACCACATTTCTCATGTCCATGTGCTCCAGGACCATCTACTGCTCATCACCTATGTGAAAGATGTGGACTGTTTCCTGTTTCATCCCTCCCATGGCCTTGTCATTCCTCCTGATGCAGAGAAGGGAGCTGTTCTTTATGATCCAATCAACGACACTGTGTTGAAGCACTTACCACAGGTCTGTGAACTAAACATAGACATTAGGTCTATTCTGGTTTCTACAATGTCCTCCAGCATGGTAGACCAGCATCTTCAG GTGTCCAGATCAATGAGCAGTCACAAGCTGAGCTCAGCCCTGACAGAACTGCATCCAGATTTTGTACGACCACTGCTGCATGGTCGATACATAATGGGCCTGACCTGTGACTGTAAGAAACTGAAGATATACAGGAGCAGTGATGGTGTACAAAAA GCCTCACTACTGATCCATGGGAAGGCATGCAGCATAGCAGTGGCAGAAGATGGCCGAACAATTGCTGTGGGGACCGAAGACAGTCGAGTGATGCTGTTGGGATTTGTGCTAGAACTCAGTGACCCATACGGTGAGTTCATCTGGAAGCTCCCTTCACGAAATCCAGCTCTCCCAGTTCTTCTAGAGCAGGAAGATACTGCAAAGAGTAGCCCTCAGCTACTAGATGAAGACTTGCGAGTGGTTCGTGGTGTGATGTCAGACCTGATTAGGCTGTCCACCAAGACAATGGCTGCCAGTCATGAACCGAGTTTCAGCAAATCAGCAAAGCCGTACTTGTGA
- the LOC112562132 gene encoding uncharacterized protein LOC112562132 — MSVWKRDLFKWSRSDRPTNPAVLLGQVDGDNPSVKSLHSAASSGRKKDVIRCLQTGINPDVPNDAGQTPLFIAAYQGHYRVVEILLHNGANPNEKSKTGMTPVHVACYTGSLRVLGAMIEAGGDLRLHDNQGGTCMDWAKRQADPKRRLKMLEFLQKSQLFALSYSGDFASVRASRSVERPSSFLQLLRSKVGSHISLESYPDWVPHRVRSHGFGRVYYGGDASSGVLSVVPLITENMLSEDDQGVCFNVSSHFVMTSMKWNMTLVTVKRLDKFAVGENYVDLLISEVEHLSKLRHPNILLLMCLCQTPSLDVIMLVFERVGLGSLHYVLYEQMDRLPMTYVRDIARQVCEALLFMHNQNCLHCGLSSHAIFLVSKHQAKVGCLEHMVERKKAEAGHGNAVITEKQKDQINRWMAPELMMGQPLSPASDVYSYCTVLWEMIIGEIPWKSLTAQEVFDKVTLEQEQLPVLEARTPQLFRGILEHGLRLDPAERPADFCTLLSWLQGPIDKAPGWKSSSLDRLLTLRRESDQRICIGGSSADRADLADGKDSDGASISREQRRSSFGSDGRQGGYSVSQQTSRTSCNWNDVDGRPRPGGGVTSDANNHFRTAFMKEVSEEVTDSCSPLDDSESDECDGKKTFERTKHAPKRSRGKTDSLTKPPVAQQNSRVKFSPNDRDISPSSGHASRLKRRSCPPQTKFPLSPNVYSYSSRSVRDSRASQFAYVNMAAQEGDCKFLPPVKPASHSTDVKAFISGDPYCSTRTLPAAYSPKTSSLPRNSLFYAWSPRSPRSRSALSRQSPARESLTDENIKDAKLRHQGSVRSLAELFQAHCYNHTLRQSILRGSAFPQGTCSDDLSLLLRDRLKLNEDICSKQDQSQTSPSDSQQELEKGEATPSSESLTTVSNQGSPQEVETPRRKSRPDLMPNVSATMPTASAAETFLPIAPDRDLSHVPLRSEPKVETCSNPRALPQNVSSRVTDTAGRPRTWGTIVPDSMRPRFSRSDISNEYFDFHEYYIDDDISCPWDSEAGGKLGSTFRGDMGSTKQPSGYITGNVDDRRGSRENCTDDALTSTAAHLPSTDKMSGCVHRARRCKSETTLTQGQRAATFLEEDQDPDCPAQSKDGCIVLNFERSFLTDEESQEKDDNDNMENSTSGLNMEEKKASSSRPLNSESRVHEFFLQPSDGGFGYTATLRVESSLQNPGCHHITTIARDQTTGVATTVHEETVQADKLRTTIGIR; from the exons ATGTCGGTGTGGAAAAGAGATTTATTCAAATGGAGTCGATCAGACAGGCCAACAAATCCGGCTGTTTTACTGGGACAGGTTGATGGTGATAACCCATCAGTAAAGTCTTTACATTCTGCTGCGAGCAGTGGACGGAAGAAAGATGTGATCAGATGCCTACAGACTGGCATCAACCCAGATGTTCCGAACGACGCCGGACAAACTCCACTTTTCATTGCAGCCTACCAAGGTCACTACCGGGTCGTCGAGATTCTTTTGCACAACGGTGCCAATCCGAACGAAAAAAGCAAGACAGGTATGACACCCGTACACGTCGCGTGCTACACAGGCAGTCTGCGTGTCCTGGGGGCTATGATAGAAGCTGGCGGTGATCTGAGACTACACGACAATCAAGGAGGCACGTGCATGGACTGGGCCAAGCGACAGGCTGATCCGAAAAGGCGATTGAAAATGCTTGAGTTCCTGCAGAAAAGTCAGCTTTTCGCTCTCAGCTACAGTGGTGATTTTGCCTCAGTCAGGGCCTCTCGCAGTGTAGAGCGCCCGTCCTCCTTCCTGCAGCTATTGCGCAGTAAAGTGGGTAGCCACATCTCACTCGAATCTTACCCTGACTGGGTGCCACACAGGGTCCGCAGCCACGGGTTCGGCAGGGTGTATTACGGAGGAGACGCTTCCAGTGGGGTGCTCTCGGTAGTTCCCCTCATCACAGAAAACATGCTGAGCGAGGACGACCAGGGCGTGTGCTTTAACGTCAGCTCCCACTTCGTGATGACCAGCATGAAGTGGAACATGACGCTGGTGACGGTGAAGCGTTTGGACAAGTTCGCAGTCGGGGAGAATTATGTAGACCTCCTCATCTCGGAAGTAGAGCATCTCAGCAAGCTGCGCCACCCCAACATTCTGCTGCTTATGTGTCTCTGCCAGACTCCAAGCCTCGATGTCATCATGCTGGTGTTTGAACGCGTGGGTCTGGGCTCCCTCCACTACGTTCTTTACGAGCAGATGGACCGACTGCCGATGACCTATGTCCGTGACATCGCCCGCCAGGTGTGCGAAGCGTTGCTGTTCATGCACAATCAGAATTGTCTGCACTGCGGTCTCTCATCGCACGCTATTTTCTTGGTGTCCAAGCACCAAGCGAAAGTAGGTTGTCTCGAGCACATGGTAGAGCGGAAGAAGGCCGAAGCCGGGCACGGAAATGCAGTCATAACGGAAAAGCAAAAGGATCAGATTAACAGATGGATGGCGCCAGAGCTGATGATGGGCCAGCCTCTGAGCCCAGCCAGCGACGTGTACAGCTACTGTACCGTTCTTTGGGAGATGATCATCGGGGAGATACCCTGGAAGTCCTTGACCGCCCAGGAAGTCTTTGATAAAGTGACACTCGAGCAAGAGCAGCTCCCTGTTCTGGAGGCCCGCACGCCTCAGCTTTTCCGCGGCATCTTGGAGCATGGCCTGAGACTGGATCCAGCGGAACGCCCTGCGGACTTCTGTACTTTGCTCAGCTGGCTGCAAGGCCCAATCGACAAAGCACCGGGATGGAAAAGTAGCAGTCTGGATCGCCTACTGACCCTCAGGCGGGAGTCGGACCAGCGAATCTGCATAGGAGGGTCCAGTGCGGACCGTGCCGACCTGGCGGACGGAAAAGATTCCGACGGGGCCAGTATCTCCCGCGAGCAGCGCCGAAGCAGCTTCGGTTCCGACGGACGACAAGGCGGCTACTCTGTCTCGCAGCAGACAAGCCGCACATCTTGTAACTGGAACGACGTCGATGGTCGGCCTCGGCCGGGTGGAGGTGTGACCTCTGACGCCAACAACCACTTCCGGACAGCCTTCATGAAGGAGGTTTCGGAGGAAGTCACCGACAGCTGTTCCCCTCTTGATGACTCCGAAAGTGACGAGTGTGACGGAAAGAAAACCTTTGAGAGGACCAAGCACGCTCCCAAAAGGTCACGTGGAAAGACAGACAGCTTGACTAAGCCCCCTGTAGCGCAGCAAAATTCCAGAGTGAAGTTTTCGCCCAATGACAGAGACATTTCGCCTTCTTCCGGGCATGCTTCCAGGCTAAAGCGGCGGTCTTGCCCTCCTCAGACGAAATTCCCGCTCTCGCCAAACGTTTACAGTTACTCGTCACGGTCTGTGCGAGATTCCCGCGCAAGTCAGTTCGCGTACGTAAATATGGCTGCACAGGAGGGCGACTGCAAGTTCCTTCCGCCCGTGAAACCCGCGAGTCACTCCACCGACGTCAAGGCCTTCATTAGCGGGGATCCGTACTGCAGCACGAGAACACTACCTGCGGCTTACTCCCCCAAAACCAGCAGTCTCCCGCGTAATTCCTTATTTTACGCATGGTCTCCTCGCTCGCCCAGGTCTCGCTCTGCCCTGTCCCGCCAATCCCCAGCCCGTGAGTCCCTTACCGATGAGAATATCAAGGACGCAAAGCTCAGACACCAGGGAAGCGTGCGCTCGCTGGCCGAGCTGTTCCAGGCGCACTGCTACAATCACACCCTCCGTCAGTCAATCCTGCGAGGCAGCGCGTTTCCTCAAGGCACCTGCTCGGACGACTTGTCCCTGCTTCTTCGCGATCGGTTGAAGCTCAATGAAGACATATGCAGCAAGCAAGATCAGTCGCAAACCAGCCCCTCCGACAGCCAGCAGGAGCTGGAAAAGGGAGAAGCTACTCCCAGTTCCGAAAGCCTTACCACGGTGTCCAATCAGGGTAGCCCCCAGGAAGTGGAAACACCGAGGCGCAAGAGCAGACCAGATCTCATGCCCAACGTGAGCGCCACCATGCCGACAGCGAGTGCAGCTGAAACGTTCTTGCCCATAGCTCCGGACAGGGACTTATCGCACGTGCCATTACGCTCGGAGCCCAAGGTGGAGACCTGCTCGAATCCGAGGGCCTTGCCTCAGAATGTCTCGTCCAGGGTGACTGACACAGCAGGCAGACCGCGAACGTGGGGTACAATCGTACCGGATTCCATGCGGCCACGTTTCAGTCGCAGTGATATCTCAAACGAATATTTTGACTTCCACGAGTACTACATCGACGACGACATTTCATGCCCATGGGACAGCGAAGCTGGGGGGAAGCTAGGTTCTACGTTCCGGGGTGACATGGGGTCGACAAAGCAACCCAGCGGATATATCACCGGAAACGTGGACGACAGACGCGGTTCAAGGGAAAATTGTACTGACGATGCATTGACATCGACAGCCGCACACCTGCCCAGCACTGACAAAATGTCCGGATGCGTTCATCGCGCCAGGCGCTGCAAGTCGGAGACGACGCTGACCCAAGGACAGCGAGCAGCGACTTTTCTGGAGGAAGACCAAGACCCCGACTGCCCCGCCCAATCCAAGGATGGCTGCATTGTGCTGAATTTCGAGAGAAGCTTCCTCACAGATGAAG AATCTCAAGAGAAGGACGACAATGACAACATGGAGAACAGTACCAGTGGGCTGAACATGGAAGAGAAGAAAGCATCGTCGTCACGCCCATTGAATAGTGAGTCTCGAGTGCACGAGTTCTTCCTGCAGCCCAGCGACGGTGGCTTTGGCTACACCGCCACCCTGCGCGTGGAGAGCAGCCTGCAGAATCCGGGCTGTCACCACATCACCACCATCGCCCGCGACCAGACCACGGGAGTGGCCACCACCGTGCACGAGGAAACAGTGCAGGCCGATAAGCTGCGTACAACCATCGGAATCCGCTGA
- the LOC112562133 gene encoding mevalonate kinase-like isoform X1 encodes MDETIISAPGKVILHGEHAVVYGKTAVASSLNLRCFVRALPSEDGCINLDLPDVFLQRQWTVKSVQDNLLPRLVQNGYDGIVSPEPASEDELEILKEFAKIPKDSTATTSELAVIAFLYLYCKVFCSSSKRTLPAFRLRMISELPVGAGLGSSAAFSVCLAAVLLQWSGQISCKSPQHLPREDYRGDTAMSGSLGWSRDEQLLINKWAFLGEKIIHGQPSGIDNSISTLGGAISFQNKIIETVQKMPKLRILLTNTKVPRSTKLLVAGVRKRHEKHTLVMEHMLEAIEGIAQQSLRVFAALSDKPYDTEAYAELEELIDINQSLLNGTGVGHTSLDKIVALTARYNLHTKLTGAGGGGCTYTLIKPGADEDDIKNVKKELELEGFQCWETCVGSAGVAYHPTGHSDPTVPQQLFES; translated from the exons ATGGATGAAACGATTATTTCAGCACCTGGCAAGGTGATTCTCCACGGAGAGCACGCCGTAGTCTACGGAAAG ACAGCTGTTGCATCAAGCTTAAACCTAAGATGTTTCGTTAGAGCACTACCGAGTGAAGATGGATGCATCAATTTGGACTTGCCAGATGTTTTTCTCCAACGACAGTGGACAGTGAAAAGTGTCCAGGATAATCTTCTTCCCAGACTAGTTCAAAATGGTTATG ATGGTATTGTTAGCCCAGAACCAGCATCTGAGGATGAGCTTGAGATCCTGAAAGAGTTTGCAAAAATACCCAAGGATTCTACTGCCACAACATCAGAGCTTGCTGTCATTGCATTTCTGTACCtttattgcaaagttttttGCAGTTCTTCCAAAAg GACTCTTCCAGCATTTCGTCTACGAATGATCTCAGAGTTGCCAGTTGGCGCTGGTCTTGGCTCTTCAGCAGCATTTTCAGTCTGTCTTGCAGCAGTCCTTCTGCAGTGGTCTGGCCAAATATCATGTAAGAGCCCCCAACACTTACCCAGAGAGGATTATAGGGGAGACACAGCAATGAGTGGTTCACTGGGATGGTCACGCGATGAACAGCTGCTGATCAACAAATGGGCATTTCTTGGAGAGAAGATAATACATGGTCAGCCATCAGGGATAGACAACTCTATTAGCACTCTTG gAGGGGCAATATCTTTCCAGAATAAAATCATCGAAACTGTGCAAAA GATGCCAAAGCTCAGAATTCTTCTTACCAATACAAAAGTGCCACGCAGCACCAAACTCTTAGTTGCAGGTGTTCGAAAACGTCATGAAAAG caCACGCTAGTGATGGAGCATATGTTGGAGGCAATTGAAGGCATAGCTCAGCAGAGTCTTAGAGTGTTCGCAGCTCTTTCCGACAAGCCATATGACACTGAAGCTTACGCAGAGCTGGAG gaGCTGATTGACATAAATCAGAGCCTTCTGAATGGCACAGGTGTTGGTCATACCTCGTTGGACAAGATAGTAGCTTTGACAGCCAGATATAACCTTCACACCAAGCTGACTGGAGCTGGAGGTGGAGGATGTACCTATACTTTGATCAAACCAG GTGCTGATGAAGACGacataaagaatgtgaaaaaggAGTTGGAGCTGGAAGGCTTTCAGTGCTGGGAAACTTGTGTGGGCAGTGCTGGTGTTGCTTATCATCCTACTGGCCACAGTGACCCTACTGTCCCTCAGCAGCTTTTCGAATCATGA